The following coding sequences lie in one Vibrio aerogenes genomic window:
- a CDS encoding PTS sugar transporter subunit IIB: protein MVKILLCCCAGMSTGMVVSKMKKSASERGINAQIEAVGMEQFDANVSEYDCFLLGPQIKYKLNDFKEKADAVNKPISVINQMDYGMIKGDKILNDALAMLNQ from the coding sequence ATGGTTAAGATTCTATTGTGTTGTTGTGCCGGGATGTCGACAGGTATGGTCGTCAGCAAAATGAAAAAATCTGCCTCTGAACGTGGTATTAATGCTCAGATTGAGGCTGTCGGAATGGAGCAGTTCGACGCCAATGTTTCAGAATATGATTGTTTTTTACTGGGTCCGCAAATCAAATACAAACTCAATGATTTTAAAGAAAAAGCAGATGCAGTGAATAAACCCATTTCGGTGATAAACCAAATGGACTACGGCATGATAAAGGGAGATAAAATTCTGAATGATGCGCTTGCAATGCTGAATCAATAA